The Campylobacter armoricus sequence TTTTAATTGCCAAAGGTTTTGCTAAGGCTGCTACACATGAAGTTTTAAAACAATATGAAGCAGAACAAAAGAAAAAGGCTGAAAATTTAAGATTTGAGCTTGCAAATTTGGAAAAATTAAAAGAGGAATTGTCTAAAATCACTATTTGTATAGCTAAGCCTGTAGGAGCTAATGGAAGCTTGTTTGGTGGGGTTACTAAGGATGAAATCGCACATGCGCTAAAGGAACAAAAAGGTATAGAGCTTGATAAAAAAAGCTTAGAATGCGATACTATAAAAGAACTTGGTGTGCATGAAATTTCAGCAAAATTAGGTCATGCAATTCATGCTGTATTTAAGCTAGAAGTTAAAGGAGAATAATGTTTCACGCAACTACAATTTTAGCTTATAAGGGTAAAAATAAATCAGTTATTGGCGGCGATGGTCAAGTAAGCTTTGGAAATACCGTTTTAAAAAATAATGCCGTAAAAATTAGAAAATTGAATAATGGAAAAGTATTAGCAGGCTTTG is a genomic window containing:
- the rplI gene encoding 50S ribosomal protein L9, coding for MKVLLIKDVKSLGKAGEIKEVKDGYGQNFLIAKGFAKAATHEVLKQYEAEQKKKAENLRFELANLEKLKEELSKITICIAKPVGANGSLFGGVTKDEIAHALKEQKGIELDKKSLECDTIKELGVHEISAKLGHAIHAVFKLEVKGE